Sequence from the Amaranthus tricolor cultivar Red isolate AtriRed21 chromosome 1, ASM2621246v1, whole genome shotgun sequence genome:
ttttgtttttaatttcaatGTGTTTTAAAAGTAGGCGATGGATAGGTTGGAAGCTCTTTGGTCGCCAATGCTAGtactgttttttgttttttattttaatctgtgGCGACGGGTTATCTAGTAATCACTGTCTCGTCGCCAttgtttttccttattttttgaatttgaatttgaaaaatggGGATGGGTTTGTAATCGTCGTGTTGTCGccatattttgtataaataagaCGCATAATTGTTGTGCGTTGTATATTTCGGAAACTAAAGAATTAGGAGAGGTTAGTGattttattattctattttgtAGCTTGTTTTTTGTCTTTacatgagttgttttatttatttttattatttatatttaatttctattgtcattaatttgatttaattttattatttaattattacatattttatttcctttgttatttacatgagttttttttatattttttattattttatattttatttttgttgtcatTAAATTGCGTTAATAATtcatattagaataattatattatcgTCATATgttgttattttcatgaattgttttatatatttttattgtcattaacttactttactaatcaattgaataattatattattatattatatataggtgttaaaaatgaattttaggcaagaaagaagttggatgtacaacagacgaaaaaaataaaaagtttagtttaagatttatgaaagggttggaaaagtttttagattttgctcgtacaaatagcatgagttctgagattagatgtccatgtaaaaagtgtaaaaattgttgttataaggaaccagatgaaataagagaacatctaatgagaagggggtttgttgaTAATTACTAcgagtgggaatatcatcataacacagaggtaggaacaacatctgatgttgtcGCGGTAGTGGGAGAGCAATCGTTAAACAATCAAAATCCATACTCAgagatggtgcatgatgcagtagctagtgtATTTCCAGACACTTACCATCAGTTTCTTCCCTCCCGCTATGATGTAGtatcagtagataatgaaccaccggtaGATGTTGACGAATATTCAAACCCTTATGTCgacagttctttgaaatgttaaatcttgtaaatagtcctttatttcaaggttgtaaaaatcacaccaagatgtTTATTATTGGTTGACTTACAAACCTAAAGACAACTTATCGTCTCACTGAGAagtgttacgacgatatttgtgcTATTGTGAATGAAGTAGCCTCACAGGAGTTGATGAAAACTAAATATGGAAGCAATGTTTGTAGAACTCtagattcttttattttggtCATTTTTGGAATTGGATACAAGCTACAAAGTATTTGTACTGATATagtctaataaattaattttttacttctatattttaacttacctatatttagagatattaacaaTTTAAATAGTACATTAGCATGCGTGTTTCGACTTGAATAAAGGAAGTAGTATAATTTTACGAACTTCTTACTCTTGCGCGAGCCTTTTTATAATTCTTTCTTGTTGTCTGGTTAGTTTCGACAGTGGTTCACGTTTTAAAAGGTGTCTTCTCAAGATCTTTTTTTGAGTCAAGGCAAATTTTGTGTTTtgctcaaatatttttttttcatacatcgatcttttcattgttttttagcATTATAGTCGgtcaaacaaccaaaaaaattatttgcaaaTACTTGAAAATGACAATGCAAATAATGTTTATTGTTTAAACATACAACAAATATTAAGCAAAATAAAATTACACCAGACCAGGACCAGAACAATGTTTATCAGCCCCTAACCCTAGGGATTCTGGTCAGGGAAATGGCAACATTGGTGAGGACATTGTTCTCTTCAGCCATCGAAACTCGAGCTTTTTCCCTGTATCGTTCGAACACCTCGTCTACGATTTCTTGGCCAAAATGAGCAATAATCAAAGGCTCAAGCACAGATCTCATACATGTTGTAAAGTCATATTGATCAGAAGTGTTGTCTAAAGTGCTGTCAAACTTGTAATCATTCCAATCCCAGCTGACTTGAAAAACATGAACTAGATTCACGTTAAAAGAGCCTTCTTTTTTCACTAGAAACTCTAGTTCTAATGGTGATGGTGTGTATGCCGCGATATTGAATGTGTTTAGCTTTGCTTCATCTATGTTACCCTGCACATTATTATACATGAGATAAGGACCCTACCGCCAAGAGACGGAGGAGAATTAATTTTAGCGAGAATTGAATTGTTATCACAAGGGTGGAAATGAATTGTTTTCCATTagtaaatcaaattattattcttGCAAGTAATACGAAATATCGTACATGCTTTGGAATTTATATGTTAGAACAAGTTAGGTATGACAGGCTTGTACGTACCTCAGAAACCATATCATTGAGAACATTCGAGAGGAGCTCAAACAAGTAACTCGATTCCTTGGCATAACAATATTGATTGTTGTGTCTTCCTAGTAAAGTTAAAACCATTTTCCCACCATCTACCATTTCCATGGCTCGACAATGTAGAAACTTCAAGAAGTCTTTTTCAAATTGCTCATAATACGCTTTGAGGACACTTGGAGGACTTGCTCTTGACATGTAAATGTTTCTCTTCTGGTTTTCTATTATGTTTTCGGGTACCTGACGTTTATAACCATGACAGATCGAGAATTTTAACTTAAGAGATTATCAAAATTGattataaataaacataaaatggAGGGGCAATGCTATTTTTTAGATAGGATATCCAACATGATTTTTTTACgattttattaagaaaatcacaatttatattttatagtgGAAATGACACTTCCAAGCTAGCCCTTTCATGTATGCCCCAATGATAGtctgttattaatatttttttaatgcttatgatcTCTACCTTTtctcatttaaattttattgttcaataaaacaatatattacCATCTAAAAGgttctatttttgttaattttcatgAATAATTCTTATAAAAACAACTTTAAGGAATAATTTATTAAGAATTAGTTGTCGCTAATAATTGACACGAAATTCAAACTAGTTGATCATCACCTGAGATAGCCAGTGAAGGCTACTGGAGGAGTGGACAAAATTCATGGTATTGGTAGGAAAAATTCGGCCATAGAAAGAGCCAGGAACACCATTCACAAAGCAATGCCCAAAATCATCTCCAATTTGCTCTAAAAGTCTATCTTCAAAATTTGTGATTGACCCAAAAAGAGTGTTAAAATCATTTCCTGGAAGATCATTCAAGTAAATTTGATATTCTtttggatcttgtttgaatcgtctacgAATATTATCCATGGTCTGAATGAGATCAAAGATGACAATTAAGCTGTTTTTCTCGGACGAAGAACATCCTAAGTCTGCTATGCGAATGGCTTTTGTTGGTGGTTGTTTGCTGTACATTTCTGTGATTGCTTTgtcttttatgggttttgtcaGTGATAATATCTGCTTCTGCACGTTGCACGAAACATTAGTAGTGAGTTCGATTTTTTATTTAcgcatatttttattaatagtgaAAGCCAAATCTATATATATGATTAGAacaagtaatttatattatattttaaattttatttattaaattataaagaaaaatttaagaatCAGAAAAGTTTAGTaagttattttcaaatttttaacatggtgaaatttattcaaattacaatttaaaattaaatttttattaatttgtcaAATATCAAATTTAGTCAATTTTAGATTTCTAAATCCAAACATAGCATAACGATATATTGAGGTAAAGCTGATTTTGAGGGATAGGCAGAACAAAGGGCGAAGTAGAGAAAAGGGATCCCAAATCGCAAATTTAATTAAGGGGACAAAGTTGAACTACCTTTTAattgaaatatttaaataatattttttatttataaaatgatcctaaaataaaatagaaaaagataGACTAGGAAGTAGCAACTGGTTTGTGgctttgggatggtatatatctctttggcttatgaagtgtgtgcacctcgtgttccccgttaatatgctggcattcacaataagtccagcctaatttaacatggtatcatagccgatggttcgatcaataatttaaaacttaaaaataaaattcataaattatatttgaaaagaACGTATGAAAACATAATcagtatataaaaaaaatacctgCACGTAGGACGTTTTCGCAAAACTGGTTTCGTCGTTGCCTCCGTTCATCCGAAGTACTTGCCATAATTGTTTTGCCATCACTACTCTTTTCTCATCTCGCAAAGTGTTCTTTTTCATTCTATAAATACTCGTCTGAGGTAATAATCATTATGACCATCTTGTTTATTTTTGACTCtaaagtgataaaaaaaatcttaaaattcaTGGAAAAGACTTGAGATATATCCATAATGAAAATCAGCTCCTCCTACGAGACATTGTCTTCATAAGAGATGGTTGTCCATGGTCAGgtccaacaattaaaaaaagaaaaatctaaaaattgacGCGTGCATCCTATTTTATAACTTATTGAAATTGGTACTTAAACCTATTAAAATGGGTTttataatctattaaagttAGTATTTGGAGTTAGTgttataatctattaaagttggtatttggagttggtgttataaactattagagttggtattatagtctattaaaattgatatttaaaattgacattttaacaTATTATAACCTACTATAACCTATAGAGTTGATATTATAATCATtcttaataggttataataccaactctaataaattttaatataaacttCAATAGGTTGTAAAACTAACAATTTCAACTTTAATGGATTATAACACAAACTTCAAATATTATCTTTAATAGATCATAATAACAACTCTAAAtgataaaatccaaataaaatatatcatcaAATGACAATCTGGCCAGACAATGATTGTGTACGACGAAGCTAAGGataataaaatccaaataaaataGCATATATTGTGTACGACAATTATAATATAAGCTAAGGGTATGAAGTATCATGAATAAGCACCGACAaactaataagaataataagaataatgttTTGTAGTGAAATAAGAAGCTGGGAAATATTTATCTTCCATTTCACTAAGGATATACTTGCATAAGCTAGCATATATTGTTAAGTATACGAGTTAATAGAAAGTGAAGAAAGAgaataaatatttgataattggagttgcaaaaaaaaaaaataacaatattacaccTAATATAATGAAAACAATATcgaaatatatataacataataattatattgataactttctacataaaaaaaattgcaaaatatatataaatatatttttaacatttacccaaatattattgttgaaaacaatatattatCGTTGTTAAATCTCATCTTTTAAtaacattattttcttaattttacttttatttatttattacataTATAAATTCATAACTAATCTTATCCGGCCTTCAAAGAGGTGAAAGTACATAGAGGAAAACTATAGTTAACGTGGCTACTACGTGAAAGCCATAATTTGTGAGCAAAACGTACGCTAACCATTGCCCAAACTTATCTCCCACTTGCCAATTGCCTCTTGCTGCTTAAGCTTATCTTCCTAACTTGTGATGGACACAAAAACATTTCAATGGTGGATATCATTCAACTTCACTGTATATATTTATCCTCATAATTCTGCTATCGACAATGACaaaaaactatatatatttcaatatttttgagttgataaatttgttattaaactTGTACACATTAAGACCCGTATAGAAACAGAGTTGATTGGACAGGTAGTAacccctctctctctctatatatatatatatatatcgtcaAGTTCtagtgagaaccaagcttatatgaaaACTGTGTGAATCAATCTGCctgataaaaatgtgttacttttttactagaaaaggtgttacttttgaacaaaaaaatattacttttgtttagagctgttcaaaacaaacccgacttgaaaatccgacccggaatcgaaaattatccgacccgaaaaatgtaagttttttaggtttaccgaaccgcaattacccgaaccgatacttcactcgaaccgtttgataaccgaaaagggcaaaatcgaactcgaactgcaaccgaattttataaccgacatataaaccttaaccgatgttacccgaactgaacagtgatcgacccgagtcaaatccgacccgaattatgcacgtaaccgaatgtaacctgactaaaaccgattaagatcgaacttcttttaacccgaactgatacaaacccgaaccgattgtaaatcgaactgttataaatccgaatcaaattttcacctaattttagcaaattaagtccaatttcagttttctaataatacagattaaggaagaacacaagttctatacagaagagattgcatacagaatgtatatatatatatatatatatatatatatatatatatatatatatatatatatatatatatatatatatatatatatatatatatatatatatatatatatatatatatatatatatatatatatatatatatatatatatatatatatatatatatatatacatatatatatatatatatatatatatatatatatatatatatatatatatatatatatatatacatatatacatatatatatatatatatacatatatatatatatatatacatatatatatatatatatatatacatatatatatatatatatatatatatatatatatatatatacatatatatatatatatatacatatatatatatatatatacatatatatatatatatatacatatatatatatatatacatatatatatacatatatacatatatatatatatacatatatatatatatatatatatatatatatatatatatatatatatatatatatatatatatatacatatatatatatatatatatatatatatatatatatatatatatacatatatatatatacatatatatatatatatatatatatatatacatatatatatatatatacatatatatatatatatacatatatatatatatatatatacatatatata
This genomic interval carries:
- the LOC130828077 gene encoding S-adenosyl-L-methionine:benzoic acid/salicylic acid carboxyl methyltransferase 1-like, producing MKKNTLRDEKRVVMAKQLWQVLRMNGGNDETSFAKTSYVQKQILSLTKPIKDKAITEMYSKQPPTKAIRIADLGCSSSEKNSLIVIFDLIQTMDNIRRRFKQDPKEYQIYLNDLPGNDFNTLFGSITNFEDRLLEQIGDDFGHCFVNGVPGSFYGRIFPTNTMNFVHSSSSLHWLSQVPENIIENQKRNIYMSRASPPSVLKAYYEQFEKDFLKFLHCRAMEMVDGGKMVLTLLGRHNNQYCYAKESSYLFELLSNVLNDMVSEGNIDEAKLNTFNIAAYTPSPLELEFLVKKEGSFNVNLVHVFQVSWDWNDYKFDSTLDNTSDQYDFTTCMRSVLEPLIIAHFGQEIVDEVFERYREKARVSMAEENNVLTNVAISLTRIPRVRG